Genomic segment of Chelatococcus sp. YT9:
CGCAACTCCTCGACGGTCGGCTCCACGACCCTGAAGCCGCGGTTCCGCATCGGCTCTATGAGACCGTTGCGCGCCAGTTCCAGAAGCGCCTCGCGAACCGGCGTCGTAGACACGCCGAGGTCGCTGGCAAGCGTCGGAACCGAATACATCTTGCCGGGACCGGCTTCCCCGGAGATGATTTCGGATCGTACCGTCTCCAGCACTTGTTCGCGTAGATTCTGTTCCATGTCCGTCCGCCAAAGTCCCTTTCGCCAGAGTTGGCTGTCGGCCTCGGATGGCGGAGTAACCATCGCAGAGGCCCCGATAGTGCATTACTATAATGTGTCACGTTGTCCGTTTCAAGGCGATGACTCCGCCACGATGACGATCGGGGTCCGCCAGTGAGGCGGCCGCATCCCGACGCCGCAGACGACACGGCGGCCACAGAAACGGGTGCTCCGCCATGCCGCCCGCTCTCCACGATCGCCGGACGCCTGGTGGAGTTCGCCGAGCGCTGGTTTCCCGATGCCTATGTCTTCGTGCTCGTCTCGGCTCTGGTCGTTGCGGGCGCCACCATGCTCCATGGCGGCTCTCCGCTCGCCACCAGCCAGGCGTTCGGCGACGGCTTCTGGAACCTTATGCCCTTCACGATGCAGATGGCGATGGTCGCGATCGGCGGCTTCATCGTCGCGACGGCACCGCAGGCGCGCCGAGCCTTGAAATCGCTGGCCGCGATTCCCCGCTCCGGCCGCGGCGCCATCGTCATGGTGGGACTGCTCAGCATCGGGCTGTCGCTGGCCAACTGGGGGCTCAGCCTCATCTTCTGCGGCCTCCTGGTCCGTGAGATCGCCCGGCGGGAGGATCTGCGTCTCGACTATCGCGCTGCCGGCGCCGCCGGCTATCTGGGCCTCGGCTGCAGCTTCACTCTGGGCATCACCTCGTCGGCGGCCCAACTCCAGGCGAATGCCGCCAGCATTCCGCCGGACCTGCTGCCGATCACCGGCGTCATCGACTTCTCGCAGACGATCCTGACCTGGCAGAACGGCGTGGTCATCCTGCTCGTTACCGCCCTGTCGGCCGCCATCTGCTATGCGACTGCGCCGGGCGAAAGGGCGATCCGTACCGCCCGGGATCTCGGTATTTCGCTCGACGACGAGCCGAAAGCCAGCGACGGGCCGGGGCGGCCGGGCGATAGGCTCGAACACAGCCCGGTGCTGTCGATCCTCGTCGTGCTGCTCGCACTTGGCTGGCTCTGGAATACGTTCGGCTCGGGCAATCCGCTGATGCATCTGTCCGGCCTCAACACCTATAATTTTGCCTTTCTGATGTTGGGTATCCTGCTGCACTGGCGCCCCCGCAACCTTGTCGACGCATTCAGCGCGGCGGTGCCGGGTGTGTCGGGCGTGCTGCTGCAATTCCCTTTCTACGCCGGCATCGCTCACATGCTCACGCGCGTTCCTAACGCAAATGGCATGACCTTGTCCGACACCATTGCCCACTGGTTCGTGGACGCCTCGGTGAACACCACGGTCTTCTCGCTCCTGGTGGGGGCGTATTCAGCCGTGCTCGGCTTCTTCATCCCCTCGGCCGGCGGCAAATGGATTGTCGAGGCGCCCTATGTCATGACCGCGGCCAACCAGATCAGCGCCCATCTCGGCTGGACGGTGATGGTCTACAACATAGCCGAGACGTTGCCGAACCTCATCAATCCGTTCTGGATGCTGCCCCTGTTGGGGATTTTGCGCCTCAAGCCCAAGGATATCATCGGTTATACGTCGATCCAGTTCTTCGTCCACCTCCCGGTGGTGTTACTGGTGGCGGCGCTATTGATGAGTACCTTCGCCTATCACCCTCCCGTTCACCCGGGATGACGGCCTGCACGGCGCAAGAAACGGCAATGGCGCTTCTCTTAAGACAGGTCAGGACAGAATATGCCCGTCCTTCCCCGGATCAATCCGCTGCGCAAGATCCCAGACATAGCCGAACGGATCGGTCAGCCGTGCCCGCACATCGCCCCAAAACTCGGTTCTTGGCGCAATGACAACCCTGGCACTGCGCTCCGCCATCCGCGCCACGGTCAGATTCACATCATCGACATAGATGTAAAACAGAAAGCTGCCCGGCTCTCCAAGCCTGGGTGCCCTGAGGCCCGTCTCGAAGTCTGTTGAGTTCATCGTAAAGTTGGCGCCACGATAGCGCATGCGGGCGAATGCCAGGCTGCCCTCATCGGCAGGAAGCTCGAAGATCGTCACAAAGCCCATCGTTTCGGTATAGAAATCGATGGCGGCGCGGACATCTTCGAAGAGCAGCGAAGCCGTCAGCCAGTTCAGTCCCGGCCACGGATGTCGCCGCCATTCGACATTGTCGAACCAATTGGGTGTCATGATCGATTGCCATATCTGGGGAAACAGCAGGGGTCGGTGAATGCGCGCACGAGTTTGGTCTGCAAGCGCCGATCTTCCAAGGTCTCGCCGCTTGCTCACAAAACATACATTGCGTATCGGAAGCTGCAGGGCTACTTCCAGCCGCCGCCCGGCAGCCGGCCGTGATAGGGCGTGTCGCGGCAATGGCCCCAAGGACCGCGCCAGAAGCCCGGAGGACAGCCGTTCCAGCCCCAATTGTTACGGAACGGCCCGTAATACCCGCCCGGATAGGGGCCGGTTCCATAGGAATGGCAGGCGCCATAAGGCCCCCGATAACCGCCGGGCCCGCAGCCATTCGCGACCTGAATGACGAAGGCGGAGGTGTTCGGCGCCGCGATCCCGCTCGGGGCGGGTAGGGCCGGCAAGGCGAAGGCCGCGGAGGAGCTTCCAGCGAGCACTGCGGCTGCGAGAAGCGATGCCAGTCTGTTATGCATAATCGTGATCTCAATCCGTGAATTTGGGGCAGGTTCAGGCGCGCTCAGCGTTCCTCTTCCTCGAACAGCCAGAACGACTCCGAGGACAGGGGGGCGGTCGCGGTGCCGACCATGCCGAGGAAGCCCGGCATGCGGTTCTTCTGGGCATCGCTCAGCGAGGCGACGAGGGGGCGTGCGGCCGCGACGAAGGACTTCAGGTCGGCGGCCCGCGTCGCCTCCGCATCGCCGATTCGTTCGATGACCTCGAGGAAATCGGTCGGTGCCGCGGCTTCCGAGCGCTGCTTGCCGCGCGCCATCGCGGCGGAGGCGATGCTGCGGATTGCGCCTTCGACCGGCGGCCAGAGCTTCTGCTGCTCGGATGTGAGATCCAGTACCGTCTTGAGTGCGGCGATCCGGGCATTCAGCACGGCGCTCGCATCGGCATCTGTGTAGATCTCGATGGTGGTGCCGGCGGCGGGTTGCATGTCTTCCGCGTGAGCCGCGGGGTTCGTGACGAGCAGCCAGCCGGCAGCAGCGGCGAGCGCCGCCGATTTGAGCTTCTTCATGGTCGATCCTCGTGTCTAGTGTTGGTGTTCGATGGGGCGCGCCGCCCGCTTCCTCGTCGCCGAATCTCCGTGCCTTGTTCGGCGCAGCGGCGTCGACGCCGAACTCAGTCGGCGGCCGCCTTCCAGAGGCCCCCCACATCGGCTGGGTATCCGGCCTCTGCCATGGCGCGCGCTTTGGCCTCGAAATAACTCTTCGACCAGGCGAAACGGTCGCTCGTCTTCGACAGGCCGACGCTGTCGGCGATGCTGGCGAGGCTGATCGGATGGCCCGCATTGCCCCAGTTGCCCTCCATCACCTCGTTGATGACGGTGAGGATGCCTTTGCCGGGCTCGCCAGAGCCCATGGCCTCGGTGATCGCCGCTGCCGCCCAGGTATGAACCTCGTTCTTGTGCGCGACGTTCATGTAGCCTTCGGGGATCCAGATGTTCACGATGAACTTCCCCGGAGCCGCGACATAAGTATCGTCGGTCGTCCCGCCGACCCACCAGTCATCCGTGGCAGTGGGGGTGAAAAGCACCGTCGCGAAGGCGCGGCCGCCGGGCGTATTGGCGCCGCCTTCCATCCGGATCATCACGTCGGTGAGCTTGCCGGCGATCGCAGCCTTCCGGCCCGCATCGAGATTCCCGGCCGCATAGCGTACTTCCATGATCGGCATGTCAGCCTCCCTTGCGCTCGCGGGCGCATGTGACGGTGATCCAGTCGCCGCGGCAGGTCTTGGCCTTGCAGGTCGCCTTGTACGGGCACGCCGCCGAGGCCGCCTTTGGCGCCGGGTTCAGGACGATGGGGACGGGCATCGGCTTTGCGATTTGGCCGATGGCAGGAAAGTCAGTGGTTGACGTCGTCGCCATGGTCCTTCTCCCATTGCTTGATCCGCGCGTCGTCGATCATCACCGTCTCGACGAGGATGACGTCCGAATTGTCGGCGACATTCATCTGGATCTCGTCGATGCCGGTCACGCCGAAGCTGTCGCGGCGTGCGAGGTTGGCGACATTGCTTTCGAGCGAGCCATCGACCACGAACACATAGACGCCGTGTCCGCTGGTGCGGGGCGCATAGCTGTAGGCGCCGGCCTTGTCGGTCACGAGACGCGAGACGCGCAGATCCTGCATCACCGGCAGGGCGCCGTCGGCGTCGCCGACCAGTTGCACGATGCGGTTGCGGCGGGTGCGCAGGTCGAAATGCGCGCGATGATAGGTCGGCGCCTGATAGAGCTGGCCCGGCATCAGCCAGAGATAGATGGCGTTCATCTCCTCGGGGCTGATCGACAATTCGCAATGCTTGCCGCCCGCTCCGGCCGAGAAGACATAGTAGTCGCCCTGGCGCAGCTGGTCGACCATGCCGCGGCCGGCGGTGTTGATGTGGGTGAGTTCACCCTCCAGTACGAAGGCGCAGATGATGAAATTGTGATGCGGGTGCATGTTGTAGCCGCACCCGGCGCCGTGAAAGACCTCGTCGCCGAACACGCGCACCGTGCCGAAGCCCGGACGCCCCGACTGATACTGGTTGAAGTTGAGGCTGGAGTCGCGCGTGATGAAGCTGCCCGGATGTCCCGCAACATAGGACGAGGCGGCGCCATCGGAATGAATCACATTGTGGCCGCGCTCCCCGGCGCGGAGAACGAACGACTTTGTCATGGTCTTTGCTCCGTGAGATGGCGTGGGATCTGCCTCTGTTCTTCAGGCAGACAGGCTTCCTAGGCTTCCTAGGCCGACTGGGCGAGGCTGGAGCCATCGGCCGAATAGCCGATGACGACCATCTCGAAACGGCTCTTCGGGGTTCCGCAGTCCGGGCAGACCCAATCCTCGGGAATGTCCTGCCAACGGGTTCCGGGGGCGATGCCGTGCTCCGGTAGGCCGAGGGCTTCGTCATAGGAGAAGCCGCAACCGAGGCACATCCAGCGCTTCAATGAGGTATCCATGAACGTCTCCTGCGTTACAGTAATGCGTGACACGTGCTGTATTACACTGGCGCATTAACGCTCGCAAGCGGAAAAAATGCGCATGGTTCTCCACCGGCAGAGGCGTGCCTCTGATCCTTTGAGATCCCGGAATGGAATGAGGACGCCGCCGTCAGGCCGGCAGCCACAACCTGCGCAATCTCACGCGACACGTCATGGCAGTTCGCTGCGCACGGACACGCTGAAGCGAAAGGACATCCTCGTCATGGATAGCAGGCGCACATGCGGAAGCCTGATCGAGGGATGGCGGGCGCGGGCGGCTGGATCCGACCGCATCTCGGCGGAGTATCACATCGCCTCCCCGCAGTTGAACCATCTCGGGGTGGCCGGATGAATGGCCCGTGGTTCAGCGCGGCTGCTGCCATCTTGCCGGCGGTCAAGCCGCAACTCATGAGGCAGGTTCTGCCGGGCTACGCGACGAGGGACCGGAGGCACTGGTGATCTCGATCACCGGGGTCCTTCGTTTGCCGATAGCAAAGCCGCACCG
This window contains:
- a CDS encoding 4-oxalocrotonate tautomerase, whose product is MPIMEVRYAAGNLDAGRKAAIAGKLTDVMIRMEGGANTPGGRAFATVLFTPTATDDWWVGGTTDDTYVAAPGKFIVNIWIPEGYMNVAHKNEVHTWAAAAITEAMGSGEPGKGILTVINEVMEGNWGNAGHPISLASIADSVGLSKTSDRFAWSKSYFEAKARAMAEAGYPADVGGLWKAAAD
- a CDS encoding TIGR00366 family protein, which encodes MRRPHPDAADDTAATETGAPPCRPLSTIAGRLVEFAERWFPDAYVFVLVSALVVAGATMLHGGSPLATSQAFGDGFWNLMPFTMQMAMVAIGGFIVATAPQARRALKSLAAIPRSGRGAIVMVGLLSIGLSLANWGLSLIFCGLLVREIARREDLRLDYRAAGAAGYLGLGCSFTLGITSSAAQLQANAASIPPDLLPITGVIDFSQTILTWQNGVVILLVTALSAAICYATAPGERAIRTARDLGISLDDEPKASDGPGRPGDRLEHSPVLSILVVLLALGWLWNTFGSGNPLMHLSGLNTYNFAFLMLGILLHWRPRNLVDAFSAAVPGVSGVLLQFPFYAGIAHMLTRVPNANGMTLSDTIAHWFVDASVNTTVFSLLVGAYSAVLGFFIPSAGGKWIVEAPYVMTAANQISAHLGWTVMVYNIAETLPNLINPFWMLPLLGILRLKPKDIIGYTSIQFFVHLPVVLLVAALLMSTFAYHPPVHPG
- a CDS encoding Spy/CpxP family protein refolding chaperone yields the protein MKKLKSAALAAAAGWLLVTNPAAHAEDMQPAAGTTIEIYTDADASAVLNARIAALKTVLDLTSEQQKLWPPVEGAIRSIASAAMARGKQRSEAAAPTDFLEVIERIGDAEATRAADLKSFVAAARPLVASLSDAQKNRMPGFLGMVGTATAPLSSESFWLFEEEER
- a CDS encoding rubredoxin, whose translation is MKRWMCLGCGFSYDEALGLPEHGIAPGTRWQDIPEDWVCPDCGTPKSRFEMVVIGYSADGSSLAQSA
- a CDS encoding VOC family protein, whose product is MTPNWFDNVEWRRHPWPGLNWLTASLLFEDVRAAIDFYTETMGFVTIFELPADEGSLAFARMRYRGANFTMNSTDFETGLRAPRLGEPGSFLFYIYVDDVNLTVARMAERSARVVIAPRTEFWGDVRARLTDPFGYVWDLAQRIDPGKDGHILS
- a CDS encoding pirin family protein — translated: MTKSFVLRAGERGHNVIHSDGAASSYVAGHPGSFITRDSSLNFNQYQSGRPGFGTVRVFGDEVFHGAGCGYNMHPHHNFIICAFVLEGELTHINTAGRGMVDQLRQGDYYVFSAGAGGKHCELSISPEEMNAIYLWLMPGQLYQAPTYHRAHFDLRTRRNRIVQLVGDADGALPVMQDLRVSRLVTDKAGAYSYAPRTSGHGVYVFVVDGSLESNVANLARRDSFGVTGIDEIQMNVADNSDVILVETVMIDDARIKQWEKDHGDDVNH